Proteins found in one Bacteroidota bacterium genomic segment:
- a CDS encoding glycerophosphodiester phosphodiesterase — protein MLPTGRLTVLLFTLASTMVSCNYGVIDLDVQGHRGCRGLMPENSIPAFEKAWDLGVTTLEMDVVITKDRQVLVSHEAWFEGDFCQNLNGGPMAESESVPTNIFQMNYEEVKNWDCGTKPHPRFPGQQKLKVTKPLLSDVFDAIESKIAYDDYEQPERIPHYNIELKIEPNGVGVWHPGIPEFVELVMAVIQNKGVAERCTLQCFDPEGLREARRQDKTIALGLLIDEKEDYQAKISELGFYPEVLSPYWELVDEGMLTFAAEKNMKVVPWTVNEEADMRAMVRLGVHGIITDYPDRLLTLLQEL, from the coding sequence ATGCTGCCAACCGGTAGGCTGACGGTTCTCCTATTTACGCTTGCTTCTACAATGGTTTCCTGCAACTACGGCGTGATCGACCTCGACGTCCAAGGCCACCGTGGCTGCCGCGGATTGATGCCTGAAAATTCGATTCCTGCTTTTGAAAAGGCCTGGGACCTCGGCGTGACCACCCTGGAGATGGATGTCGTCATCACCAAAGACCGACAGGTGCTCGTCTCGCATGAGGCTTGGTTTGAAGGTGATTTTTGCCAGAATTTGAATGGTGGTCCGATGGCGGAGTCAGAGTCGGTGCCAACCAATATTTTCCAGATGAATTATGAGGAGGTCAAAAATTGGGACTGTGGCACCAAACCGCATCCACGATTTCCCGGTCAACAAAAGCTCAAGGTCACCAAACCCTTGCTCTCCGATGTCTTTGACGCCATTGAAAGCAAAATTGCCTACGATGACTACGAGCAGCCGGAACGCATCCCCCACTACAACATAGAACTCAAAATCGAACCCAACGGCGTTGGTGTTTGGCATCCGGGAATTCCTGAGTTTGTTGAATTGGTGATGGCCGTGATTCAAAACAAAGGCGTCGCCGAGCGGTGCACCTTGCAATGCTTTGATCCCGAGGGGCTGCGCGAGGCGCGTCGCCAAGACAAAACGATCGCGTTGGGCTTGCTCATCGACGAAAAGGAAGATTATCAAGCAAAAATCAGCGAATTGGGCTTTTATCCGGAGGTGCTGAGTCCTTATTGGGAATTGGTGGATGAAGGCATGCTCACATTCGCAGCTGAAAAAAACATGAAGGTTGTGCCTTGGACGGTGAATGAAGAAGCGGACATGCGCGCGATGGTGAGGCTTGGCGTTCACGGCATTATCACCGATTACCCAGACAGGCTACTGACACTTTTGCAGGAGTTGTAG
- a CDS encoding YwbE family protein yields MNGTRRADIKIGMLVNVILKKDQRTGKLTEGIVKAILTSAPVHTRGIKVKLDDGQVGRVFEILPEDD; encoded by the coding sequence ATGAACGGCACCCGACGCGCAGACATCAAAATCGGCATGCTCGTGAACGTGATCCTGAAAAAGGACCAACGCACGGGCAAGCTCACCGAAGGCATCGTCAAGGCCATCCTCACAAGTGCGCCGGTGCATACCCGGGGCATCAAAGTCAAACTCGATGACGGTCAAGTCGGTCGCGTGTTTGAAATTCTGCCCGAAGATGATTGA
- a CDS encoding SRPBCC domain-containing protein, which translates to MKTESILVTALLPVTASALYRAWLSSKEHSAMTGARATIKAEEGSNFTAWEGYISGEIMGLEPESRIVTTWRTDEFPEDADDSQVEILLRDSTQGCQFTLRHTSIPAGDGQKYFDGWQEYYVKPMTAYFAGLKK; encoded by the coding sequence ATGAAGACCGAATCCATTCTTGTCACTGCCTTGTTGCCTGTCACGGCATCTGCTTTGTACCGTGCTTGGTTGAGCAGCAAGGAGCATTCCGCCATGACCGGCGCCCGTGCGACGATCAAAGCCGAGGAAGGCAGCAATTTCACGGCTTGGGAAGGCTATATCAGTGGCGAAATCATGGGCCTCGAACCCGAAAGCCGCATCGTGACCACCTGGCGCACCGATGAATTTCCCGAAGATGCCGACGACAGCCAAGTCGAAATCCTGCTGCGTGACAGCACGCAAGGCTGCCAATTCACCCTCCGCCATACGAGTATTCCCGCCGGTGACGGTCAGAAATACTTCGATGGCTGGCAGGAATATTATGTGAAGCCCATGACAGCCTACTTCGCAGGCTTGAAAAAATGA
- a CDS encoding putative metal-dependent hydrolase yields MENTITEAALEQLRYPVGRWQRPESLSQASLEADLATLAAFPSILRPKVEQLGDGILDTPYRPGGWSVRQVIHHCADSHINCLVRFKLALTEDKPTIKPYAEEHWAELPDYQLPIASSLEMLTLVHARLTHIMTHMKPEDWLREYIHPQYGTTFALYQVASLYAWHCRHHLGHVELVVK; encoded by the coding sequence ATGGAAAACACGATCACAGAAGCAGCACTTGAACAATTGCGCTACCCCGTCGGGCGGTGGCAACGCCCCGAATCGCTTTCACAAGCATCCTTGGAAGCTGATTTGGCAACATTGGCGGCATTTCCCAGCATTTTGCGGCCCAAGGTGGAGCAATTGGGTGATGGAATCCTGGACACGCCTTACCGCCCGGGCGGTTGGTCCGTACGACAGGTCATCCACCATTGTGCCGACAGCCATATCAATTGTTTGGTGCGGTTCAAATTGGCCTTGACCGAAGACAAGCCCACGATCAAGCCCTACGCCGAGGAGCATTGGGCCGAATTGCCTGATTATCAATTGCCGATTGCGAGTTCGTTGGAGATGCTCACGCTCGTGCACGCCCGCCTCACGCACATCATGACGCACATGAAGCCCGAAGATTGGCTCCGCGAATACATCCATCCGCAGTACGGGACGACCTTTGCTTTGTATCAGGTGGCGTCGTTGTATGCCTGGCATTGCCGGCACCATTTGGGACATGTGGAGTTGGTGGTGAAGTGA